DNA from Thermococcus sp.:
CTCGCAGGCCAGTCTGTAGGTCATTAGTCCGCCGTTCGACATTCCGGTGACGTAAACTCTGCTCCCGTTTACGTCGGATTTCTGCACAAACAGGTCAATGAGCGCCGATATGAACGCAACGTCGTCTATGTCCTCCCTTTGAGCGCGGTAGCGCGATAGGTTCCGCCCGTCGTTCCAGTGCCTACCCACCCCGTCAGGATAGACCACGATGAAGCGCTCCCTGTCGGCTATAGTGTTGAGACCGCCTCTTGTAAGACGCTCCATGTCAAACCCCGTCCCGCCGCCGCCGTGGAGAGCTATCAAAAGGGGAAGATGCTCGTCCTTCGAAAAGTTTGGAGGAAAATGAGCTATGTACGTCCTCTTCAGCCCGCCAACCACCATCTCTCCCCTGAGGTCACCGGGATACATACGCTCCGGCCTGTAACTCCCCACATAGACGATCGAGCCGACAAGAAGGGCTACCAGTACTATGAGTGCAAGAGTCCATCCCCTTGTCTCCACCATCAATATTCCTCAACTAGGTTTAATGCCAACCTGTATAAGAGCCTTCCGCGGGATGCTCGGTGGAAAGCAAGTAGACACCGGCAAGGAGATAACTCC
Protein-coding regions in this window:
- a CDS encoding PHB depolymerase family esterase, whose translation is MVETRGWTLALIVLVALLVGSIVYVGSYRPERMYPGDLRGEMVVGGLKRTYIAHFPPNFSKDEHLPLLIALHGGGGTGFDMERLTRGGLNTIADRERFIVVYPDGVGRHWNDGRNLSRYRAQREDIDDVAFISALIDLFVQKSDVNGSRVYVTGMSNGGLMTYRLACEIPERLAAVAIVGVSMSENLYDNCSSKVPIPILIILGTDDPIVPWNGGELRFGPVKLGRVVSIENTVEYWAARNGCTVRHEREYLPNADPEDGTRVWVERYSNCSNGVDVILYGVEGGGHTWPGGYLYLPRSVIGKTSRDIDANEVIWKFFSNHP